The Myroides fluvii region TTTTTTGTGGAAATTCTCAATATTTAAAAGATTTTATTTTATTGTTGGTTGCTTTTTTGTTGGTTGCTTTTTTGTGGAAATTCTCAATATTTAAAAATTTTCTCTTTTCCTCTTTCTTCTCTCCAATTCCCACCTTCTGTTGAGGGGAATGACAGTGTTGATGGTTGATGGTTGATAGTTGATGGTTGATGGTTGATGCATCTCTTATCGAAAGTGCTGACAAAAAAGCATGTTCTCAATCATCAGTAAGATATACATATCCCAATACAGAAAAATTAGACGTGTTCAATTTTCCTTCGAATGTCCAATTGACATTATCTCCCGATACGCTATTGATCCAATTAAAATTGCCAGAATAAAAACCGGACATAGAAGATAGTACAAGTAAGGAAGGATTGTTTGCTGAACCTTGAGGACTCGTTCCTGTACTGCATAAAAGGGTAGCTGAAATACTGTTTGTGGGACCATTTATATTGATTAGTGCATTGATGTGGTCTTTGCCTATAAAATGTTCGGGAGAAGAAGCCTCTCCTATTCTATAAAAAAAGATATTGCCAATTTCAGCCAGCGTTTGTAATTTGGTAGAAGTGGGAGCAACATTCTTTTTTAAAATGCGGATTCCGTCCGTATTCATTTCTTTGAAGTAGCAATCGCTATTCGTATTCATCTCAACATAGGAAGCTCCGTTTCTAATCTCATTTTTCAAAAATGCATTTAAATGGTTTATTTCGCTTTTAAACCTATTTAAATGCTCCTCTGAAACTTTGTCTAATTGATTAATCATACTAGTCGGAATCAGCTTCAAAAAGTCATTTTTAGCATTTAGATTCAAATAATAGGCTAGATTTTGTTTATCAATGGCCACAAAGTTTTGTAATATTCTTGAATCTTCAGCATAATTTCTAACTTCTACTGTGTCCTCTTTTTGACAGCCCAAACTTAATAGCAATAGGCTCAACATCATTGTTTGTACTAAATTTCTCATGGTCTTTGTTTTTTAAATTAAAAGAATAGAATAACGAATGTAGATGTATACATTTAAAATAACAATCAGGGTTTTGTATATAATTAAAATAATAAAAGTTGTTATTTATTGAAGTTAATTTAAAAGTACTGGTAAATATATGAATTAAATCTAAATAATAAATGGATTTGTTTTGTTTTTTATTGTGGTGTCTGTTGTTTGGTGAGATTTTCTGAATAATCAAATTGTTCTCTAATCGAAAGCTTTGAATAACGGGCGCTGAGTGACGAATGCGACCTATCTCACCTATTTTATATTTGTTTTAGTGTTCGATGAATAGATCTCACCTTATTTTATATTTGTTTTAGTGTTCGATGAATATATCTCACCTTATTTTATATTTGTTTTAGTGTTCGATGAATCTTCACTGCGTTACGATTTTCACTGCGTTACGATTTTCACTGCGTTACGATTTTCACTACGTTTCAATTTTCACTACGCTCCGATTTCTCCTTCGTCGAGGGACATGACGGGGGGTAAAATTGTAAGATTTCTCATCTAAAAAGTAAATCTTACAAAAAAGCAAACCAACGAAAAAACAAAAAAGCAAAAAAATAATATAACCTTTTCCGAAAATTATATAACCTTTTATTCCTACAAAAAGGCGAACTTAGGATGTTCAAAAAACACCTAATCGCATGAAAAGAAGATATAAAGTAAGTGGAATGACCTGCAATGGTTGTCGAACCAAAGTAGAAAACACGCTAAATGAAATACACGGTATTCAAGCAACCGTTTCTTTAGAAGAGGAACAGGCTGATTTAGATTTACATCACGATATTGATACGCTTACCCTTCAAAAAGCCTTGCTAAAAAAGGGAAATTACATTTTACAAGAAGTAATCACCAAAGAAGACGGGAGTCAAGAAATACTGTCCCCTGTAGAATTGAGTGAAGACGATCATTTTCATCAAGAGATTCCCGCAGATATGGCGGATAAAGCAGGTAAATTTTTCTGTCCGATGTTGTGTGAGGGAGATCAGGTATATGATAGCAATGTCGGTTGTCCGGTATGTGGAATGAACTTGGAACAAATTCCAGCAGCTAAAATTGAACAAACGGTATATTATTGTCCGATGTTATGTGAGGGAGATAAAACGTATGATAAAGCAGGTTCTTGTCCTGTTTGTGGAATGGACTTAGTGGCTAAAACGATTCATATTGAACCCGAAGACACCACCTATCCTACTATGTTGCGCAAGTTGAAATACGCCATTCTGTTTACCCTTCCTGTTTTTATCCTCTCCATGGGGAGTATGTTACCTGGTGATCCAATTGGAAAAATAGTTCCGATGCACCTCAACAACTACTTGCAATTGTTATTTACTATTCCCGTAGTTTATATTTGTTGGACCTTCTTTCAACGCGCTTGGGTGTCTTTCAAAACGTGGAATTTGAATATGTTTAGCTTAATTGGATTAGGTGGAGCTGCAGGCTTGATTTTCAGTGTAGTAGCATTGTTCTTTCCTACTTTATTTCCAGAAGATTTCAAAGGGGAACACGGAATACACTTGTATTTCGAATCGGTAGCAGTGATTTTAACCCTCGTCATGTTAGGCCAAGTCATGGAAGCTAAAGCGCACAGCAGAACCAACTCAGCGATTAAAGAACTATTGAAATTATCCCCTACGGAAGCCACTAAAATCAACGAGGATCATACAGAAGAAAAAGTGGCGATTGATGCCATTCTCAAAAATGATAAACTTCGCGTCAAACCAGGTGAGAAGATTCCGGTGGATGGAATCATCCTCGAAGGGCATGCTACGATTGATGAATCGATGATTACAGGAGAGCCCATCCCAGTAGAAAAAACAAAAAATGACACCGTTGTTGCGGGAACCATGAACAGCAATACCTCGTTTATCATGCAAGCGCAAAAAGTGGGAAAAGACACCTTGCTTTCGCAGATTATTGAGATGGTAAATAACGCCAGTCGCTCTCGTGCACCGATTCAGAAGTTGGCAGATAAAGTATCGACCTACTTCGTTCCGACGGTAATTCTCGTATCGATTGCAACCTTTTTATTATGGAAATTCTTAGGTCCTGAGCCGAAACTAGCTTATGCCTTTATCAATGCATTGGCCGTATTAATCATCGCTTGTCCTTGTGCTTTAGGATTAGCTACTCCTATGTCAATTATGGTGGGCATCGGCAAAGGGGCTCAAAATGGAATCCTCATCAAAAATGCAGAAGCCTTGGAAACCGCTAATAAAATCAATGTACTGATTACCGATAAAACAGGAACGCTCACAGAAGGGAAACCTTCCATAGAAAAAATGGTCGCCACGCAAGCAGCGTATGATGAAGAAACCCTATTGCATCTAACGGCTTCGTTAAATCAAAACAGTGAACACCCCTTAGCCTTGGCTTTTATACAAGCAGCTAAAGACAAAAACATCGGGTTGACTCCTGTTAAAATGTTTGCTAGTGTAACTGGAAAAGGGATTCAAGGTGTGGTAGATAAAAAGCGCATCTCTTTGGGAAATGCAGCGTTGATGGAATCTTTGTCCGCTACAATTAGCAAGGCTTTACTAGCGGAAGTAACCGCTATTCAAAAAGAAGGAAAAACAATTTCCTATATCGCCGATAATCAAACCGTTGTCGGTTATGTTGTGATGCATGATAAAATCAAAGCCTCAAGCTTTACGACGATCCAAACACTAGCCCAACAAGGCATTGAGGTCATTATGATTACGGGAGATAACCACAATACAGCACAGGCAGTTTCTAACCAACTGGGGATAAAATCCTTTCTTGCCGAAGCACTCCCAGAAGACAAGCTCAATGCCATCAAGAAGCTACAAGAAGAAGGCAAGATTGTCGCGATGGCAGGCGATGGTATCAACGATGCCCCTGCTCTTGCACAAGCCAATGTGGGAATTGCCATGGGAACAGGAACGGATGTGGCCATTGAAAGTGCAGAAATCACCCTCTTACAAGGCGAGATTGACAAAATTCCACAAGCGATTAAACTCAGTCATAACGTGATGAAAAATATCAAAGAAAACTTATTCTTTGCCTTTATTTACAACAGCATCGGTATCCCTATCGCAGCAGGTATTTTATTTCCCTTCTTTGGGATTGTACTTTCGCCTATGATTGCGGCTTTAGCGATGAGTTTCAGCTCCGTTTCCGTGATTGCTAATTCACTGCGTTTGAAAAATACGAAGTTGTGAGGTGTTGATTGTTGTGTTTTTGCTTTTTTGCAAGTTGTTTTTTTGACAGATTATCGAGTAAAGAAAATATAGCTGTAAATCAGAAAATCAACCTTTAGATTTGCTTTTTTGCTTTTTTGCAAGTTGTTTTTTTGACAGATTATCGAGTAAAGAAAATATAGCTGTAAATCAGAAAATCAACCTTTAGATTTGCTTTTTTGCTTTTTTGCAAGTTGTTTTTTTGACAGATTATCGAGTAAAGAAAATATAGCTGTAAATCAGAAAATCAACCTTTAGATTTGCTTTTTTGCTTTTTTGCAAGTTGTTTTTTTGACAGATTATCGAGTAAATAAAATATAGCTGTAAATCAGAAATTCAACCTTTAGATTTGCTTTTTTGCTTTTTTGCAAGTTGTTTTTTTGACAGATTATCGAGTAAAGAAAATATAGCTGTAAATCAGAAATTCAACCTTTAGATTTGCTTTTTTGCTTTTTTGCAAGTTGTTTTTTTGACAGATTATCGAGTAAAGAAAATATAGCTGTAAATCAGAAAATCAACCTTTAGATTTGCTTTTTTGCTTTTTTGCAAGTTGTTTTTTTGACAGATTATCGAGTAAATAAAATATACCTTTAAATCAGAAAATCAACCTTTAGATTTGCTTTTTTGCTTTTTTGCAAGTTGTTTTTTTGACAGATTATCGAGTAAAGAAAATATAGCTGTAAATCAGAAATTCAACCTTTAGATTTGCTTTTTTGCTTTTTTGCAAGTTGTTTTTTTGACAGATTATCGAGTAAAGAAAATATAGCTGTAAATCAGAAAATCAACCTTTAGATTTGCTTTTTTGCTTTTTTGCAAGTTGTTTTTTTGACAGATTATCGAGTAAAGAAAATATAGCTGTAAATCAGAAAATCTACCGATAACCGATAACCCATAACCCATAACTGATAACCCATAACTGATAACCCATAACCGATAACCGATAACTGATAACAAAAAAGGGTTGCTTCACAGCAACCCTTTTCAATTTCTTTCGTATTCGCCTTAATCTTAAACCAAGTCCCCACAAAGTAAGAAAAAGCACAGAATACTCATTTTAACAACTAATAAAAAATACAGTAATACATTTATTTACCCAATGCAAGATAGTAAAAAAAACCAATAATCAAACATTTTAATATAAAAACTATCAATATATCTAAATATTAATAAAAGAAAATGAGTAATTCAATCCCTAAACATCTAATTCCATACGTTTACTAAAAAACGTTAAACCCAGTGATAATCCCGTAATTTCACTACGTGTAAGCGAATAAAAAAAGTCTATCCATTAATTTTGGATAGACTAAAATTTTGTAAATATTTCTTGTATATTAACTTTTCATTAAATAGCTTTGCGAAGCTTACTTTTAGCAGCAAATAGTGTAACACCTAGAAAAGCTATAATTGCACCATGTATAACCATCCAAACTGTTGTACCAAATGGAATAGGTACAAAAGGTTGAAACAAGATGATTAAAGCGATATAAAGTCCAGTTCCTTTAATATTTGCTTCTACGTGTGAATTGTAAGCAAGGATACCGAATAATGCAATCAAGATGAATTTTGTCAATTCATAAAAATCTTTTGGCAAGCTTAGCATACCTGCTAATAGCAATAGCATTGCTCCTATTTTCAATCCTTTTTCCATAGTTTTTATTTCTTTTAAATATACTGCAAAGATACGACCTAACAGACTGAAAACCAAGCTCAAATAAAGTTTTCAAAAATTCAAACAAAATACACGAATAGTTCACAAACTATTAAAATTTATCTTAAATCCCTTGTAAATATCACAATATCAGTATGCTTTTATTGAATATAAAATCCCACTTTCATATCCAATAAAATTAGTTTACTTTAGCGCTATTATTAAAATTGATATACAACACGATGAAACAAGTAACTTTAAATCACATTCACGAAGGTTTAGGAGCTAAAATGGTTCCATTTGCAGGATTTTCAATGCCTGTTCAATATGAGGGTGTAAATGCAGAACACGAGACAGTACGAAATGGTGTGGGCGTATTTGATGTATCTCACATGGGGATTTTCAAATTATCTGGACCGAATGCATTGCCATTAATCCAAAAAGTTACTTCTAACGATGCTTCTACTCTAGTAGATGGAAAAGCACAATACTGTTATTTTCCAAATGAAAAAGGGGGAGTAATCGACGATATCATTACCTATAAAGTAAATGATAGCGAATATCTAATGGTTGTAAACGCATCGAACATCGATAAAGATTGGGCGTGGATTAACCAACATAATGATGTAAATGCTACCGTAGAAAACCTATCAGATGGCTACTCTATTTTAGCAATTCAAGGACCAAAAGCAGTTGAATCCATGCAAAGTTTAACCGCAGTGAACCTAGCAGATCTTAAGTTTTACAACTTTACCATCGATACGTTCGCAGGTG contains the following coding sequences:
- a CDS encoding DUF6804 family protein, translated to MEKGLKIGAMLLLLAGMLSLPKDFYELTKFILIALFGILAYNSHVEANIKGTGLYIALIILFQPFVPIPFGTTVWMVIHGAIIAFLGVTLFAAKSKLRKAI
- a CDS encoding heavy metal translocating P-type ATPase, coding for MKRRYKVSGMTCNGCRTKVENTLNEIHGIQATVSLEEEQADLDLHHDIDTLTLQKALLKKGNYILQEVITKEDGSQEILSPVELSEDDHFHQEIPADMADKAGKFFCPMLCEGDQVYDSNVGCPVCGMNLEQIPAAKIEQTVYYCPMLCEGDKTYDKAGSCPVCGMDLVAKTIHIEPEDTTYPTMLRKLKYAILFTLPVFILSMGSMLPGDPIGKIVPMHLNNYLQLLFTIPVVYICWTFFQRAWVSFKTWNLNMFSLIGLGGAAGLIFSVVALFFPTLFPEDFKGEHGIHLYFESVAVILTLVMLGQVMEAKAHSRTNSAIKELLKLSPTEATKINEDHTEEKVAIDAILKNDKLRVKPGEKIPVDGIILEGHATIDESMITGEPIPVEKTKNDTVVAGTMNSNTSFIMQAQKVGKDTLLSQIIEMVNNASRSRAPIQKLADKVSTYFVPTVILVSIATFLLWKFLGPEPKLAYAFINALAVLIIACPCALGLATPMSIMVGIGKGAQNGILIKNAEALETANKINVLITDKTGTLTEGKPSIEKMVATQAAYDEETLLHLTASLNQNSEHPLALAFIQAAKDKNIGLTPVKMFASVTGKGIQGVVDKKRISLGNAALMESLSATISKALLAEVTAIQKEGKTISYIADNQTVVGYVVMHDKIKASSFTTIQTLAQQGIEVIMITGDNHNTAQAVSNQLGIKSFLAEALPEDKLNAIKKLQEEGKIVAMAGDGINDAPALAQANVGIAMGTGTDVAIESAEITLLQGEIDKIPQAIKLSHNVMKNIKENLFFAFIYNSIGIPIAAGILFPFFGIVLSPMIAALAMSFSSVSVIANSLRLKNTKL